TACTCTCACCCCTGAAGAGAAAAAATACTTTACAGATATGGCAAAGATATACTTCAAGAAAGCCATGAAAGCTGCGGATGAAGGAGATATAAGAACTGCCGCAGATTACTTTATAGAAGGCTTAAAAATAAATTATCATCTGAAAATAGACCCTAAATATGAAAAAGTCCTTGAGGATGCAGCCAAAGATGCTATGTCAAAAAGAGAATATCAAAAAGCCATACAATATCTGGAATTTGCAGAAAGGGTTATAGACAATAGATGTGTAGATGAACAGCTACCTTTTGAAGAATGTATACAACTAAAAAATAATGTTCAGTCCTTAATGAAAGAAGCAGAAAAAGGTTTGCCACTTAAAGAAAGAATTCTCAAAAAATTAAATGACATCTATGCAAAGTAGGAGAGGTCATGCTGGACATAAAGCTTATAAGAACAAAACCTGATTATGTAAAAGAAAGACTGGCCACAAGGGATAAAGTTTATGCAAAAATGATTGATGAGCTTCTTGATATTGATGAGGAAAGAAGAAGCATAATAAAAGAAGTAGAACAAATAAAAGCAGAGAAAAACAAGCTTTCAAAGGAGATAGGTCAGTTATTTAGGGAAGGTAAAAAAGAAGAAGCCGAGAAAGCAAAAGAAGAAGTCCATGCAAAAAATAAAAAGATAGAGCAGCTGGAAAAAGAGCTAAAAGAAATAGAAAGTAGGTTCAACAGACTGCTGCTTAGTATCCCTAATATCCCCCATCCTACTGTTCCTGTTGGCGAAGATGAGGAAGATAATGTTGAAGTTCGCAGATGGGGCGAGCCACGGAAATTTGATTTTGAGCCGGTGCCCCACTGGGAGATAGGGGAAAAACTTGGAATTCTGGATTTTGAAAGGGGAGCAAAGCTTTCAGGCTCCAGATTTACAGTTATGTATGATAAGGCTGCCAGATTAGAAAGAGCCTTGATAAACTTTATGCTTGACCTTCATACAAAAGAGTACGGCTATACAGAAGTATGGTCTCCAGTTCTGGTGAAACCTGAGATACTTACAGGAACAGGTCAGCTTCCAAAATTTGAGGAAGATTTATATAAAATATGCGATGAGGATTTATATCTGCTTCCAACAGCAGAGGTTTCCCTTACAAACCTTCATGCAAATGAGATACTGAAAGAAGAAGATTTACCTAAGTATTACACAGCTTATACTCCATGTTTTCGGAGAGAAGCAGGTTCACACGGTAAAGATGTGAGGGGTATTCTCAGACAACACCAGTTTGATAAGGTTGAGCTGGTAAAAATAGTCAAACCGGAAAATTCATATCTTGAACTGGAAAAGCTGGTTAATGAAGCAGAGAAAGTATTGCAACTGCTGGAACTTCCCTACAGAGTTGTGGAACTTTGCACAGGTGATTTAGGATTTTCAGCTGCAAAAACTTATGATATAGAAGTATGGATACCTTCCCAGAATAGATACAGGGAAATATCATCCTGTTCAAATACAGAGGATTTTCAGGCCAGAAGAGCGAAAATCAGATATAAAGATAAAGAGGGCAAAAATCAGTTTGTCCATACATTAAACGGCTCAGGCCTTGCCGTCGGTAGAACACTCCTTGCCATAATGGAAAATTATCAGACCAAGGACAGAGATTTTGAAATACCTGAAGTGCTGAAAAAATACATGTAGGGGAGGCCAAATTGATAAGAATTGACTACACCAATGTGATGGCCGAGGTTATCGGAGAAAGAGATGGTATTCTCAGAGAAGAGCTACTTTCATTTAGACATTTTGTTGTTGAAACCCATTCAATAATCCAGAAGGAAAAAGAAAGAAAATTTTATTTTTGTAAATTGCCTTATCAGGACACAGAGGAAATAAAAGAATATGCAAAGCATATAAGAGAGAATTTTGAGTATTTTGTTCTTATAGGTATAGGTGGTTCATCTCTTGGAGCTAAAATGCTTTTTGAGAGCTTAACAGACCTGAATTACAACCTGAAAAATAACCCTAAATTTTTTGTTCTTGAAAATGTTGACCCATCTGTTTTTGCTTCAGTTTTAGAGCAGATAGACATTAGAAAAACCTGTTTTAATGTGGTAACAAAATCAGGTTCAACTGTGGAAACCATTGCTAACTTCTCAATAATACTATCTATGCTGAAAGAAGAGCTTGGGGATAGATATAAAGAGCATCTTGTTTTTACCACAGACCCGGAAAAGGGATTTTTACGTAAACTGGGAAATCAAGAAGGTATCAAGATGTTTGATATTCCACCTAAAGTAGGTGGTAGATTTTCTGTTTTATCTCCTGTTGGTCTTCTTCCTGCCGCAGTTGTAGGAATAGATATAGATGAGCTGTTGTCAGGTGCCAGGAAAATGGACTTGATATGCTCTATAGAGGAGCATGTTGAACATAATCCGGCTTATCTGATAGCCCTTACCCATTATATAGCCAATATGAGAAGAGGAAAAACTATTTCTGTGATGATGCCTTATGCAGAAAAATTATCATCTTTTGTGGACTGGTATAGGCAGCTATGGGCAGAAAGCCTGGGTAAGGATGGCCTTGGGCAAACACCAGTTAAAGCAATAGGAACCATAGACCAGCATTCACAGATACAGCTTTACAGAGAAGGTATCAGAGATAAAATCATTACGTTTATACAGATAGAAGAAACGGAACAAGACTTTAAAATTCCAGAGGATTTACCGGAGGATATATCCTATTTATCCGGACACTCTCTTCATGAGATTTTAAATAAAGAACTGCTTGGAACAAAAGCCGCTTTAATAAAAAGCAAAGTGCCGAATATTACCATATCCATGGACAAGATTTCTGCTTACAACATAGGAATGATGATTTATATGTATGAGCTGGCAACAGGATTTTCAGGTTATTTATACAAGATTAATCCATTTGACCAGCCTGCTGTTGAAGAAGGTAAGAACTTTACCTATGCCCTTATGGGAAGAAAAGGCTACGAAGAAAAATTAGAAGAATTCAAAGAACTATACAAAGAAAAATATAAAATAGAAATCCAGTAGAAATATAATGAAATCTTCATTTTAGAGGAAAATATGAACAATTGGGCTAAAATAATAATAGGCGATAGCCGTAAAATGTTAGAGATTAAAGATAATTCCGTTCAACTGATAGTTACTTCACCACCATATTGGTCTATAAAAAACTATGGAAAAGAAAATCAAATCGGATATGGCCAGACACTTCATGAGTATTTAAAAGACTTATATAGAGTCTGGAAAGAAACCTATAGGGTGTTAGAGCCTGGAAGAAGACTAATTATTAATATAGGAGACCAGTTTGCGAGGTCTATAATCTATGGCAGATATAAGATAATTCCCTTGCATGCAGAAGTAATAGCACAATGTGAAGATATTGGATTTGACTACATGGGTTCTATCATCTGGCAGAAGAAAACTACTATGAATACAACAGGTGGTGCAAATGTAATGGGCTCTTATCCTTATCCTCCGAATGGTATGATAGAAATAGATTATGAGCATATACTTATTTTCAAGAAACCTGGAAAAAGCAAAAAAGTAGATAAAGAAATTAAAGAAAAATCAAAGCTATCTAAAGAAGAATGGAAAGAATATTTTTCCGGTCATTGGTATTTTGCAGGAGCAAGACAAATAGAACATCAAGCAATGTTCCCAGAAGAATTACCAAAAAGAATAATAAAGATGTTTTCCTTTGTTGGAGAAACAGTCCTTGACCCATTTCTTGGAAGCGGAACCACTGCCAAAGTTGCTTTGGAACTAAACCGAAATGCAATTGGATACGAAATAAACGAGGATTTCTTAAAAATTATAAAACAAAAATTACCTTTTAACAGATTAGATAAGACAGATAAAAAGATAGAAATAATTAAAAGGAAAAATCTGCCAGTATTAGAGCCTGTCTATTATATTCCAAGGATAAAAGATGCAAAACCCGTTATAGAACCAGAAAAACTTAAGTTTGGAAAAAATGAATTTTATAAAGTTGTTGAAATATTAGATGATGGAAGATTGAAATTAAATACAGGACTTATAGTGAAATTTAGAGGGATTATTATTAAAAATTTAGAAGATACAATTTCATATTTAAAGCAGTACGTTTTGAAAAAAAATATTTATCTTAAATTTGATAAAGGATATAAGATGGATGATAAAGATTTTGTTGAGGCATATGTATATTTAAAAAACAAAATTTTTGTAAATGCTTATCTCTTAAAAGAGGGATTTGCTTCTGTTGATATAAATTCTGAATTTGACTTAAAGAATAAATTTATAAAATTAGCTAATTATATTAAGGTGTAGTATTGATGGAATTGAAAATAAAAAATAAGGAAATTAGAGAACTTTTAAATATAGAAACTCCCGAATTCCCCAAATATGCAACCCAAATCATAAATCTTGCAAATCAAAATGCCCAAGCAACAAGGCCTAAAGTTGTAGGACAGATGAGCGAATTAATAAAAGAATTTACAGGTAAATCCATTGAAGAATGGGAAAAATGGTATATGGAAAAACATCCGGAAGCTATAGATGAGGCGACGAAGAAAATTGTAGAAATGATTAATAATTTTAGGGAAGTTATTAGCCAAATAGATGAAAATTTAGTTCGTCAATGGGTTAGGGATTTAATAATTGTTAAAACATTTATTGGATTGAAATTTCAAGAAGCGATTTTAAAGAAAATTGCTGATGAATTTAAATTAGATTACAAACCTTCAGCCCCTGAAGAAGAAAGCAAAGGGATTGATGGATATATAGGAAATATACCTATTAGTCTAAAGCCAATCAGTTACAAACAAAAAGAAATGTTGCCGGAAGAAATAGCTATAGATATTGTTTATTATGAAAAGAAAAGAGATGAATTAAGAATTATAATTCCTCCACAGTTAGAAGAAAAGCTTTGGCAGTTGAGTAATAAATTATAAGCTTTAGTTTAGGATTTTAAATATTCTTTTAGTCTTTCAATTCCTTCTTTCATGTGGTTTATATCTCTGGTGTATGCAAATCTTATGTATTTATCTGTTTTGTAATTACCAAAATCAACGCCCGGAGTGACTGCCACATGGATTTTTTCCAGCAGTTCTCTGGCAAATTCAAAAGAGTTAGAAGAATATTTCTCTATATTAGCCCAGATGTAAAATGCCCCTTGAGGAAGAGCATCTATCTCAAATATTTCTTTTAGCTGTAAATACAGGAAATTTCTTCTTTCAAGGAAAACTTTTCGGTTTTCTTCTAAATGCTGATAATCAAAGGCTCCTAAAGCTGCATACTGGCTTATAGTTGGTGGAGATATAAAAACATTTTGCATAACTATTTCAGCTTTTCTTATAAGCTCCTCAGGTAGTATTATCCATCCAAGTCTAAAACCGGGCATACAGAAATATTTTGAAAACCCATTAATCACAATTGCCCTGTCTGAAAATTCAAGGGCTGTATGTTCTTTTCCTTCATAAACAAGTCCGTGATATATTTCATCTGAGATAAAATATATGTTATTTTTTTGACAATATTCAGCAAGCTCTTTCAGATTTTTTTCTGAGTATAAATTTCCAATTGGATTAGCTGGAGATGAGATATGGACTGCTTTTATATTTTTGTATTTTGAAAGAACATCAACGGTGAGCTGATAATCTGTTTCTTTTCCGGCAGGTATTAAAACAGGGTCTATATCAAGAATATGTGCAAAGTTCTTATAGCATGGATAAGATGGGTCAGGCAAAGCTATCTTATCTCCGTCGTCAAGAAGTATTGAATAAGCAACGAGAAATGCACCTGAGGTTCCAACTGTGAGGGCAATTCTGGAAGGTGATATCTCAACACCATATTTATGCAGATAGAACTCAGATATTTTTTCCCTTAACTGAGGTAAGCCTAAACTTTCTGTGTAATGATTTAGCCTGTCTTTAACGGCTTTTTCTGCTATTTCCCATACAGCTGCAGGGGGCTGAAGGTCAGGTTCTCCTATCTCAAAGTGAATAGTATCCTTAAATTTCGCAGCCTCCCGAACTATGTCCATAACAATAAAAGGCTTAATTTTATCCAGTCTACCCATTTCCTTCTCTAAACCTCTTTATAGAAAATTTTTCCAGATAAAAACTTTCTATATTTTTGTCTATAAGGTCAAACATTATTTTTGCAGTTGCAGGGGCAAGAAGAATTCCATTTCTGTAATGCCCTGTTGCTACATAAAGATTTTTTATGTCGGTTTTCCCAATTACCGGTAAGAAGTCAGGTGTTGCCGGTCTATATCCAAACCATGTTTCCTGAATATTTTGGTTTATTAAATGGGGAAGAGTATCCTTTAGTCCGTTAAATAATTGCATCAATCCTTTTACTGTATTACCATCTTTAAACCCTACCATTTCTTCGGTTGCACCTATTACAAGCCTTTTGTAATCCTTTCTTGGTATAAGGTAAGCTCGTGAACTAAAGATAATTCTATTTATATCTTTAGGAGAAATATCTATAGCAGCCATTTCTCCTTTTATTGGGAAAACATGACTTTTATAAAGCATATCCGTCCAGGCACCGGCAGCTATAACACAAAAATCCCCTTCAATTATACTTTTGTTTGTCTTTACTCCAACAAATTTACCATTAAAATGAATTATTTTTTCTGCTTTGGTAAATTCATGAAGTTCAATCCTGTTTGAGCGAATATATTTTTCAAGGGCAATCATCAATAACCTGTTATCAACCTGTGCATCATCTGGGAATAAAGCTGCTCCCCTGATTTCTTTTCCAAGGGAGGGATAGATATCTTCCAACTCTTTTCTATCCAGCCATTTTCCTGTTAATTCAAGCTGTTTATATTTTTCAATTCTTTTTTTGAGTTCGGTTTCCTCTTCTTCTGAAAAGGCAGGGCATAATATTCCACATTTCCAGTATCCAACTTCCTGATGGGTATCCCTTTCTATATCTCTTACAAAGCTGTCATACATATCACGGCTATCTAAACAAAAATTAAGGAAGTCCCCAGGTTCTAATCCTTCTGCCTGAGGTGCCAGCATTCCACCGGCAGTCCAGGAAGCACCTCTTCCTATTTTCAGAGTTTCAATAATTGCTATTTCATAACCATTTTTATGGAGCTCTCTGGCTATAGATAATCCGATAATTCCTCCACCGATAATAATTCCTTTCATCTATTACACCCCTAAATTTCTATCTTCATTCCATCGTAGGCTGCTATTACCGGGATATTTGTTTTTCTTTGCAGTTTGGCTGCAATTTTGTCAGGTTCTTCTTTGAGCATGGCAAGGCTAAAATGTGTAATTACGGCTTTTTTAGGTCTGTATCTTTCAAGCATCAGTTCAACATCATCAGCAGATAAGTGGTAATACTTTTCTGTTCTGTGGGGAAAAGTTGTGTTAAAAATCATAAGGTCAGCATTTTCAGAATATCCTTCAAGCATTCCTTCATAAAATTTTCCACATGGAACATATACGACCTTTTTGTTGCCAGAATGAAACTCTATACCGTAGGTTTCAGCACCGGGGTGTATATGTTTTACCCTGCCTTTTATTTTTATGCCTTCATATTCAAAATCTGTTTTTTCATTAAGCTGAATATATTGGGAAACTGCATCCCTGAGATATTTTAGTAATATTGGGTCTTCTCCTTCTACAACATCAATAGGAGCAACAAGAACATCTTTTGGTTTTTTCTTGCTTTCTGATGCAGACTCTAAAATGGAGTTAAGGTCTGCAGAATGGTCAAGATGTCGGTGAGATACAACTATAATATCTATATCTCTTGTGTCAAATCCCTGTTCAAATATCCTTACCAAACTACCGGGACCAGGGTCAATCAGGATATTAACTCCTTCCAGATTGAGCCACAGTCCTCCTGAATGCCTTATCTGTCTAAAGACAACAACTCTACCACCACCAGTGCCTAAAAATGTTATTGTATTTTTCAACAAATCAATCTTCCTCCTTCAACTGGTATAAAAGAACCTGTTACAAAATCTGATTTTATTAGAAATTCAACAGCTTTTGCTATTTCCTGCTCTCCTGCCCATCTTTTTATCAATGTTTTTTTCAAAGGAGTTTCTATGTCTTCGTATTCTGGAGGTGGGACTATAGGACCTGGTAGTATTGCATTTACGAGGACATAGGGGGCAAATTCTTTTGCAAAAGCTCTTGTAAGGGTTAGCATAGCACCCTTAGATATAGTATAAGCAGTATAATCTTTGTAAGGTCTAAGGGCACTATAATCGGAGATATTTATTATTTTACCTTTTTTTCTTTTGTACATTGTTTTCCCAAGCTCTCTGGAGAGAAAAAATACAGATTTTACGTGGACATTATAAAATCGGTCTAAATCTTCTTCTGTTATTTTCTCCAGTTCTACTGGATAGTATATGGAGGCATTATTAACCAGCACATCTATATGTCCAAAGTGTTTAATGGCTTCTTGTGCAAGATTGATGGCTTCCTGAGTTTTTTCAAGGTCAGCTTGAAGGGCAATAGCTTGGACACCATAACTTTGAAGTGTGTTTACAACTTCCCGGGCTTCTTTTTGTGAGGTTTTGTAATGAATTACAATATTTGCCCCTTCTTTCCCAAGATAAAGGGCGATTTCTTTACCTATTCTTTTTGCACTACCTGTTATCAAAATATTTTTATTTTTTATTTCCATCTTAAATCCTCTTTATTCTTTAATTTTACAAAAAAATTTGTTTTATTTATATGCTAAATTTTAATCAGGTATAAAAACTTTTCAAAGATGGATATCATAAGAGCAACAAGATTTCTAAAATACGGTAAAGGGGAAAATTTCTGTTTATTATTTCTTTAGGAGTAATTTGCCTTTGGATAGTTCTAAATTTTCTATAGAATTTTTAATCTTACTTCCTATAGAAGCGAAAAATTTTGCCTCAATTAGTTTAGGGGTTCCCCCTCTAAAATCCATATCTGGTATAAGAAGAACTTCTCCTTCTAATTCTAATTTATTTTTGGTTTCTATGAAATAAGGAGAGGGTTCATTTGCTTTTATTTTAATTTTATCTGTATTATCTATCCACCAAAAGCTTTTATTATTATCTTTATCATTATCTTCAAGAGAACTACACTCTATGAGCTCTAACTCTCCGTATCCATATCTAACATCTGCACCTATAAAAATATTTTTTACGCCTTTTAAAAAGTTTTCTAATTTATTATCGTCAATATAAATAATCCCTACCCAATAAAGATTATCTTTAAAATATTCTAAATTTTGCTTTGGTTTAGGAAGTATATAATCAATCTCGTGTAAACTTTCATCTTTTGCATGCCTTGTTATTGGTTCTATAGCTGTCTGGACTAAAGTATCAACAAAATAAAATCTAAATTTATCTTCAGGTAGAAATTCTTTTTTATCTGGTATTAGATATCCAAATTCTCCTTTCCGATAGGTAGGTTGCAACACATCTTTTCCATCAAAACTTGGGAAAAAATTGGAGATTTTTACAAAATATTCTCCTATTTTCTTTAAGTTGTTTTCATATTCCTTTTCATCTATTTTCTTTATCTCATCTTTTTTGGCTTGCAAATATGTATTTGTTAAAGCTCCCCACATTGTAGAGCCGGGAATAAATATATCTGTTTCATTGACCACTCCCCATTTAGCTGACCCTACATGTATAGGCTGTTTTTGTTTAAAAATAAGCTTATACCATCCCATTTTATTCTCCGTCTTGTAGTGCTTTTGCATGGTATCTTGCATAAATTAATGTTTTTTCTAAAAGTTGTTTTAGGAAAAGGAGTTTG
This genomic window from Persephonella sp. IF05-L8 contains:
- the serS gene encoding serine--tRNA ligase, producing MLDIKLIRTKPDYVKERLATRDKVYAKMIDELLDIDEERRSIIKEVEQIKAEKNKLSKEIGQLFREGKKEEAEKAKEEVHAKNKKIEQLEKELKEIESRFNRLLLSIPNIPHPTVPVGEDEEDNVEVRRWGEPRKFDFEPVPHWEIGEKLGILDFERGAKLSGSRFTVMYDKAARLERALINFMLDLHTKEYGYTEVWSPVLVKPEILTGTGQLPKFEEDLYKICDEDLYLLPTAEVSLTNLHANEILKEEDLPKYYTAYTPCFRREAGSHGKDVRGILRQHQFDKVELVKIVKPENSYLELEKLVNEAEKVLQLLELPYRVVELCTGDLGFSAAKTYDIEVWIPSQNRYREISSCSNTEDFQARRAKIRYKDKEGKNQFVHTLNGSGLAVGRTLLAIMENYQTKDRDFEIPEVLKKYM
- a CDS encoding glucose-6-phosphate isomerase, which codes for MIRIDYTNVMAEVIGERDGILREELLSFRHFVVETHSIIQKEKERKFYFCKLPYQDTEEIKEYAKHIRENFEYFVLIGIGGSSLGAKMLFESLTDLNYNLKNNPKFFVLENVDPSVFASVLEQIDIRKTCFNVVTKSGSTVETIANFSIILSMLKEELGDRYKEHLVFTTDPEKGFLRKLGNQEGIKMFDIPPKVGGRFSVLSPVGLLPAAVVGIDIDELLSGARKMDLICSIEEHVEHNPAYLIALTHYIANMRRGKTISVMMPYAEKLSSFVDWYRQLWAESLGKDGLGQTPVKAIGTIDQHSQIQLYREGIRDKIITFIQIEETEQDFKIPEDLPEDISYLSGHSLHEILNKELLGTKAALIKSKVPNITISMDKISAYNIGMMIYMYELATGFSGYLYKINPFDQPAVEEGKNFTYALMGRKGYEEKLEEFKELYKEKYKIEIQ
- a CDS encoding site-specific DNA-methyltransferase — protein: MNNWAKIIIGDSRKMLEIKDNSVQLIVTSPPYWSIKNYGKENQIGYGQTLHEYLKDLYRVWKETYRVLEPGRRLIINIGDQFARSIIYGRYKIIPLHAEVIAQCEDIGFDYMGSIIWQKKTTMNTTGGANVMGSYPYPPNGMIEIDYEHILIFKKPGKSKKVDKEIKEKSKLSKEEWKEYFSGHWYFAGARQIEHQAMFPEELPKRIIKMFSFVGETVLDPFLGSGTTAKVALELNRNAIGYEINEDFLKIIKQKLPFNRLDKTDKKIEIIKRKNLPVLEPVYYIPRIKDAKPVIEPEKLKFGKNEFYKVVEILDDGRLKLNTGLIVKFRGIIIKNLEDTISYLKQYVLKKNIYLKFDKGYKMDDKDFVEAYVYLKNKIFVNAYLLKEGFASVDINSEFDLKNKFIKLANYIKV
- a CDS encoding MjaI family restriction endonuclease, with protein sequence MELKIKNKEIRELLNIETPEFPKYATQIINLANQNAQATRPKVVGQMSELIKEFTGKSIEEWEKWYMEKHPEAIDEATKKIVEMINNFREVISQIDENLVRQWVRDLIIVKTFIGLKFQEAILKKIADEFKLDYKPSAPEEESKGIDGYIGNIPISLKPISYKQKEMLPEEIAIDIVYYEKKRDELRIIIPPQLEEKLWQLSNKL
- a CDS encoding aminotransferase class I/II-fold pyridoxal phosphate-dependent enzyme, which codes for MGRLDKIKPFIVMDIVREAAKFKDTIHFEIGEPDLQPPAAVWEIAEKAVKDRLNHYTESLGLPQLREKISEFYLHKYGVEISPSRIALTVGTSGAFLVAYSILLDDGDKIALPDPSYPCYKNFAHILDIDPVLIPAGKETDYQLTVDVLSKYKNIKAVHISSPANPIGNLYSEKNLKELAEYCQKNNIYFISDEIYHGLVYEGKEHTALEFSDRAIVINGFSKYFCMPGFRLGWIILPEELIRKAEIVMQNVFISPPTISQYAALGAFDYQHLEENRKVFLERRNFLYLQLKEIFEIDALPQGAFYIWANIEKYSSNSFEFARELLEKIHVAVTPGVDFGNYKTDKYIRFAYTRDINHMKEGIERLKEYLKS
- the thiO gene encoding glycine oxidase ThiO, whose protein sequence is MKGIIIGGGIIGLSIARELHKNGYEIAIIETLKIGRGASWTAGGMLAPQAEGLEPGDFLNFCLDSRDMYDSFVRDIERDTHQEVGYWKCGILCPAFSEEEETELKKRIEKYKQLELTGKWLDRKELEDIYPSLGKEIRGAALFPDDAQVDNRLLMIALEKYIRSNRIELHEFTKAEKIIHFNGKFVGVKTNKSIIEGDFCVIAAGAWTDMLYKSHVFPIKGEMAAIDISPKDINRIIFSSRAYLIPRKDYKRLVIGATEEMVGFKDGNTVKGLMQLFNGLKDTLPHLINQNIQETWFGYRPATPDFLPVIGKTDIKNLYVATGHYRNGILLAPATAKIMFDLIDKNIESFYLEKFSIKRFREGNG
- a CDS encoding MBL fold metallo-hydrolase, translated to MKNTITFLGTGGGRVVVFRQIRHSGGLWLNLEGVNILIDPGPGSLVRIFEQGFDTRDIDIIVVSHRHLDHSADLNSILESASESKKKPKDVLVAPIDVVEGEDPILLKYLRDAVSQYIQLNEKTDFEYEGIKIKGRVKHIHPGAETYGIEFHSGNKKVVYVPCGKFYEGMLEGYSENADLMIFNTTFPHRTEKYYHLSADDVELMLERYRPKKAVITHFSLAMLKEEPDKIAAKLQRKTNIPVIAAYDGMKIEI
- a CDS encoding SDR family NAD(P)-dependent oxidoreductase; this encodes MEIKNKNILITGSAKRIGKEIALYLGKEGANIVIHYKTSQKEAREVVNTLQSYGVQAIALQADLEKTQEAINLAQEAIKHFGHIDVLVNNASIYYPVELEKITEEDLDRFYNVHVKSVFFLSRELGKTMYKRKKGKIINISDYSALRPYKDYTAYTISKGAMLTLTRAFAKEFAPYVLVNAILPGPIVPPPEYEDIETPLKKTLIKRWAGEQEIAKAVEFLIKSDFVTGSFIPVEGGRLIC
- a CDS encoding RAMP superfamily CRISPR-associated protein, which translates into the protein MGWYKLIFKQKQPIHVGSAKWGVVNETDIFIPGSTMWGALTNTYLQAKKDEIKKIDEKEYENNLKKIGEYFVKISNFFPSFDGKDVLQPTYRKGEFGYLIPDKKEFLPEDKFRFYFVDTLVQTAIEPITRHAKDESLHEIDYILPKPKQNLEYFKDNLYWVGIIYIDDNKLENFLKGVKNIFIGADVRYGYGELELIECSSLEDNDKDNNKSFWWIDNTDKIKIKANEPSPYFIETKNKLELEGEVLLIPDMDFRGGTPKLIEAKFFASIGSKIKNSIENLELSKGKLLLKK